Proteins from a single region of Stappia sp. ES.058:
- a CDS encoding helix-turn-helix domain-containing protein: MARSDKRELAGVFRKRLGTLISRAGEAPGRFAERVGLDRSALSHFLDPASTRMPRAEALCDIARAEGVTTDWLLGLAQSQSEATDIAPALQIEQSANGRGENLLAAWHQDAAGYKIRYVPATLPDLVRSDAVLQYEFAGTGAEKAAAKAEQTRRLLAYTRRPETDMEVCMPLQTLRQLTDGSGTWSGLSRDERYDQLALMARLADELYPTFRLFLFDGRDRYSAPYTVFGPQRAALYLGSLYLVVNSVEHIRALTRHFDMLIRDAVVGPDRAAAHLQELARDCR; this comes from the coding sequence ATGGCTCGCTCGGACAAGCGCGAACTCGCCGGAGTGTTTCGCAAACGCCTTGGCACCCTCATTTCCCGTGCGGGAGAGGCGCCCGGGCGTTTCGCCGAACGCGTCGGCCTTGACCGCTCCGCGCTCAGCCATTTCCTGGACCCCGCCTCGACACGCATGCCCCGCGCCGAAGCCCTGTGCGACATCGCCCGGGCGGAAGGCGTCACGACCGACTGGCTTCTCGGGCTGGCCCAGTCCCAGTCGGAAGCGACCGACATCGCCCCTGCCCTTCAGATCGAGCAGTCGGCGAATGGCCGCGGGGAGAACCTGCTGGCCGCCTGGCATCAGGACGCGGCCGGCTACAAGATCAGATATGTGCCGGCGACATTGCCCGACCTGGTGCGCAGCGACGCGGTTCTCCAGTACGAATTCGCCGGAACGGGCGCGGAAAAGGCGGCCGCCAAGGCCGAGCAGACCAGACGGCTGCTGGCCTACACGCGCCGTCCGGAAACCGACATGGAGGTCTGCATGCCGCTGCAGACGCTGCGCCAGCTTACCGACGGTTCGGGAACGTGGAGCGGTCTGTCGCGCGACGAGCGATACGATCAACTGGCCCTGATGGCACGGCTTGCCGATGAACTCTATCCGACCTTCCGCCTGTTCCTCTTCGACGGACGCGACCGGTATTCCGCGCCCTACACGGTGTTCGGTCCCCAGCGCGCGGCGCTTTATCTCGGGTCGCTGTATCTGGTTGTGAACTCCGTCGAGCACATTCGCGCCCTGACCCGGCATTTCGACATGCTGATCCGCGACGCCGTCGTCGGACCCGACAGGGCGGCGGCCCATCTTCAGGAGCTTGCGCGCGACTGCCGCTAG
- the rpoB gene encoding DNA-directed RNA polymerase subunit beta, producing the protein MAHTFNGRKRVRKVYGSIREVAAMPNLIEVQKASYDQFLQVDKPDSGRFEEGLEAVFKSVFPISDFAGTALLEFVSYEFEQPKYDVEECRQRGMTFAAPLKVTLRLIVFDVDEDTGAKSVKDIKEQDVYMGDMPFMTDNGTFVVNGTERVIVSQMHRSPGVFFDHDKGKTHSSGKLLFAARIIPYRGSWLDIEFDAKDIVHARIDRRRKIPVTSLLKALGLDGEEILNTFYRRIDYTRVGEGTWKVAFDGERLKGTKAAFDLIDADSGEVVVEAGRKITARTIRQLSDKGVKALKVVDEDLHGHYLAEDMVDPSSGEVYAEAGDEINEKVLADLIEQGYGEISILDIDHVTTGGYIRNTLAVDKNESREDALFDIYRVMRPGEPPTIETAEAMFSSLFFDSERYDLSAVGRVKMNMRLDLQCEDTVRTLRKEDILAVITLLLDLRDGRGEIDDIDNLGNRRVRSVGELMENQYRVGLLRMERAIKERMSSVEIDTVMPQDLINAKPAAAAVREFFGSSQLSQFMDQTNPLSEVTHKRRLSALGPGGLTRERAGFEVRDVHPTHYGRICPIETPEGPNIGLINSLATFARINKYGFIESPYRKVKDGQVTAETVYLSAMEEAKYHIAQANAVLDDDGRFVNDLITCRHAGENMLLPPERVEFMDVSPKQLVSVAASLIPFLENDDANRALMGSNMMRQAVPLVRAEAPFVGTGMEPVVARDSGAAIAARRTGVVDQVDATRIVIRATEDNDPSKSGVDIYQLMKFQRSNQNTCINQRPLVRVGDIITKGDIIADGPSTDLGDLALGRNVRVAFMPWNGYNFEDSILLSERIVRDDVFTSIHIEEFEVMARDTKLGPEEITRDIPNVSEEALKNLDEAGIVYIGAELKPGDILVGKITPKGESPMTPEEKLLRAIFGEKASDVRDTSLRIPPGVTGTVVEVRVFNRHGVEKDERAMAIEREEIERLAKDRDDEQAILDRNVYGRLAEMLLGKMAVAGPKQFKKNTEVSGDVLNEFPRSQWWQIAVEDEKLMSEVEALRGQYDESRKRLEQRFIDKVEKLQRGDELPPGVMKMVKVFVAVKRKIQPGDKMAGRHGNKGVVSKINPIEDMPFLDNGDYVDIVLNPLGVPSRMNVGQILETHLGWACAGMGMKIGELYEEYKRSGNIDALKQEIVEVFADTTKSEPVADYDDESLLRLADQLKTGVPIATPVFDGAREPDIVTMLEQARYKGSGQSTLFDGRTGEEFDRQVTVGYIYMLKLHHLVDDKIHARSIGPYSLVTQQPLGGKAQFGGQRFGEMEVWALEAYGAAYTLQEMLTVKSDDVAGRTKVYEAIVRGDDTFEAGIPESFNVLVKEMRSLGLNVELKDEKLPLTDDSGVPAVDAAE; encoded by the coding sequence ATGGCGCACACGTTCAACGGTCGCAAGCGGGTCCGTAAGGTCTATGGATCGATCCGCGAAGTCGCCGCGATGCCCAATCTCATCGAGGTCCAGAAGGCGTCTTACGACCAGTTCTTGCAGGTCGACAAGCCGGACTCCGGACGTTTTGAAGAGGGATTGGAGGCGGTGTTCAAGTCCGTCTTTCCGATTTCCGACTTTGCCGGGACCGCGCTCCTCGAGTTCGTGAGCTACGAGTTCGAGCAGCCGAAGTACGACGTCGAGGAATGCCGCCAGCGCGGCATGACTTTCGCCGCGCCGCTGAAGGTGACCCTGCGCCTGATCGTGTTCGATGTCGACGAAGACACCGGCGCGAAGTCCGTCAAGGACATCAAGGAGCAGGACGTCTACATGGGCGACATGCCCTTCATGACGGACAACGGCACCTTTGTCGTCAACGGCACCGAACGCGTGATCGTGTCGCAGATGCACCGCTCGCCGGGCGTCTTCTTCGATCATGACAAGGGCAAGACGCATTCCAGCGGGAAGCTCCTGTTTGCCGCGCGCATCATCCCCTATCGCGGGTCGTGGCTCGACATCGAGTTCGACGCGAAGGACATCGTGCATGCGCGCATCGACCGTCGCCGCAAGATCCCGGTGACGTCCCTGCTCAAGGCGCTCGGTCTCGATGGCGAGGAAATTCTCAACACCTTCTATCGCCGCATCGATTACACGCGCGTCGGCGAAGGCACCTGGAAGGTCGCGTTCGACGGCGAGCGGCTGAAGGGCACGAAGGCCGCTTTCGATCTGATCGACGCCGACAGCGGCGAAGTCGTGGTTGAGGCCGGTCGCAAGATCACCGCCCGCACGATCCGTCAGCTTTCCGACAAGGGCGTGAAGGCGCTCAAGGTCGTGGACGAGGACCTGCACGGCCATTATTTGGCCGAGGACATGGTCGATCCGTCCTCGGGCGAGGTCTATGCGGAAGCCGGCGACGAGATCAACGAGAAGGTCCTCGCGGATCTGATCGAGCAGGGCTACGGCGAGATCTCGATCCTCGACATCGATCACGTGACGACCGGCGGCTACATTCGCAACACGCTGGCGGTGGACAAGAACGAGAGCCGTGAAGATGCGCTCTTCGACATCTACCGGGTGATGCGTCCGGGCGAGCCGCCCACGATCGAGACCGCCGAGGCGATGTTCTCCTCGCTGTTCTTCGACAGTGAGCGCTACGACCTGTCGGCCGTTGGCCGCGTGAAGATGAACATGCGCCTCGACCTGCAGTGCGAGGACACGGTGCGCACGCTGCGCAAGGAAGACATCCTCGCGGTGATCACCCTGCTGCTCGACCTGCGCGACGGTCGCGGCGAGATCGACGACATCGACAACCTCGGCAACCGCCGGGTGCGGTCCGTCGGCGAGCTGATGGAAAACCAGTACCGCGTCGGTCTGCTGCGCATGGAGCGCGCCATCAAGGAGCGCATGTCCTCCGTCGAGATCGACACGGTCATGCCGCAGGATCTGATCAACGCCAAGCCGGCGGCCGCCGCCGTGCGCGAGTTCTTCGGCTCCTCGCAGCTGTCGCAGTTCATGGATCAGACCAACCCGCTGTCGGAAGTCACCCACAAGCGTCGCCTCTCGGCGCTTGGCCCGGGCGGCCTGACGCGTGAGCGCGCGGGCTTCGAGGTCCGTGACGTGCATCCGACGCACTACGGGCGCATCTGCCCGATCGAGACGCCGGAAGGCCCGAACATCGGCCTGATCAACTCGCTCGCGACCTTCGCGCGCATCAACAAGTACGGCTTCATCGAAAGCCCGTACCGCAAGGTGAAGGACGGCCAGGTCACGGCCGAGACCGTCTATCTGTCGGCGATGGAAGAGGCGAAGTATCACATCGCCCAGGCCAACGCCGTGCTCGACGACGACGGCCGCTTCGTCAACGACCTGATCACCTGCCGTCATGCGGGTGAGAACATGCTGCTTCCGCCCGAGCGGGTGGAGTTCATGGACGTGTCGCCGAAGCAGCTCGTTTCGGTGGCGGCATCGCTCATTCCGTTCCTGGAAAACGATGACGCCAACCGCGCGCTGATGGGCTCGAACATGATGCGTCAGGCCGTGCCGCTGGTGCGTGCCGAAGCACCGTTCGTCGGCACCGGAATGGAGCCGGTGGTCGCACGCGATTCCGGTGCGGCCATCGCCGCCCGCCGGACGGGTGTGGTCGACCAGGTCGACGCGACCCGTATCGTCATCCGCGCCACGGAAGACAACGACCCCTCAAAGTCGGGCGTCGACATCTACCAGCTGATGAAGTTCCAGCGGTCGAACCAGAACACCTGCATCAACCAGCGTCCGCTGGTGCGTGTGGGCGACATCATCACCAAGGGCGACATCATCGCGGACGGTCCCTCGACCGACCTCGGCGATCTCGCGCTCGGACGGAACGTGCGCGTCGCGTTCATGCCCTGGAACGGCTACAACTTCGAGGATTCCATCCTTCTGTCGGAGCGCATCGTGCGCGACGACGTGTTCACCTCCATTCACATCGAGGAATTCGAAGTGATGGCGCGCGACACGAAGCTTGGACCGGAGGAGATCACGCGCGACATTCCGAATGTTTCGGAAGAAGCGCTGAAGAACCTCGACGAAGCCGGCATCGTCTATATCGGTGCCGAGCTGAAGCCGGGCGACATCCTGGTCGGCAAGATCACGCCGAAGGGCGAGAGCCCGATGACGCCGGAGGAAAAGCTCCTGCGCGCCATCTTCGGCGAGAAGGCCTCCGACGTTCGCGACACCTCGCTCCGCATTCCGCCGGGCGTGACCGGTACGGTCGTGGAAGTGCGCGTCTTCAACCGCCACGGCGTGGAGAAGGACGAGCGCGCCATGGCGATCGAGCGCGAGGAGATCGAACGCCTCGCCAAGGACCGTGATGACGAGCAGGCCATTCTGGACCGCAACGTCTACGGGCGCCTGGCCGAGATGCTTCTCGGCAAGATGGCCGTGGCCGGCCCGAAGCAGTTCAAGAAGAACACGGAAGTGTCGGGCGACGTCCTGAACGAGTTCCCGCGGTCGCAGTGGTGGCAGATCGCCGTCGAGGACGAGAAGCTGATGAGCGAAGTGGAAGCGCTTCGCGGTCAGTACGACGAGAGCCGCAAGCGTCTCGAGCAGCGTTTCATCGACAAGGTGGAAAAGCTGCAGCGTGGCGACGAGCTGCCGCCGGGCGTCATGAAGATGGTGAAGGTCTTCGTCGCGGTGAAGCGCAAGATTCAGCCGGGCGACAAGATGGCCGGTCGTCACGGCAACAAGGGCGTGGTGTCCAAGATCAACCCGATCGAGGACATGCCGTTCCTGGACAATGGCGACTATGTCGACATCGTGTTGAACCCGCTCGGCGTGCCGAGCCGCATGAACGTCGGCCAGATCCTTGAAACCCATCTGGGTTGGGCCTGTGCAGGCATGGGCATGAAGATCGGCGAGCTGTACGAGGAGTACAAGCGCTCCGGCAATATCGACGCCTTGAAACAGGAAATCGTCGAGGTCTTCGCCGACACCACGAAGAGCGAACCGGTTGCCGACTACGATGACGAGTCGCTTCTGCGGCTGGCCGACCAGCTCAAGACGGGCGTCCCGATCGCCACGCCGGTGTTTGACGGCGCACGCGAGCCGGATATCGTCACGATGCTCGAGCAGGCCCGCTACAAGGGGTCGGGCCAGTCGACGCTCTTTGACGGGCGCACGGGCGAGGAGTTCGATCGCCAGGTGACTGTGGGCTACATCTACATGTTGAAGCTCCACCATCTGGTCGACGACAAGATCCACGCACGTTCGATCGGGCCCTACTCGCTGGTCACTCAGCAGCCCCTGGGCGGCAAGGCCCAGTTCGGCGGTCAGCGGTTCGGCGAGATGGAAGTCTGGGCTCTGGAAGCTTACGGCGCCGCCTATACCCTGCAGGAAATGCTGACGGTGAAGTCGGATGACGTTGCCGGGCGTACCAAGGTCTACGAGGCGATCGTCCGCGGTGACGACACCTTCGAGGCCGGCATCCCGGAAAGCTTCAACGTGCTTGTGAAGGAAATGCGCTCCCTCGGCCTCAATGTGGAGCTGAAGGACGAGAAATTGCCCCTGACGGACGACTCGGGGGTTCCGGCGGTCGACGCCGCGGAGTGA
- a CDS encoding RNA methyltransferase translates to MTRAPKPFSQGRHRRARQPGGSTADGPLKLYGLHTVEAAFANPERQRHKLYATENALRRLGERGVVPDVPVETTSPKKLDQMVGRDAVHQGAVLEADPLPAFGVRDLGRARLVLALDQVTDPHNVGAILRSAVALGADAVVTTERHAPEEGPVLAKSASGALDMIRHVRVKNMARFVTEMRDSGFRTIALDSEGPARLEETDIGDKVLLVLGSEGKGVRQGVRENCDALARLDMPGKIASLNVSNAAVLALYIIREGLEGRRAE, encoded by the coding sequence ATGACACGCGCACCCAAACCCTTTTCCCAAGGACGCCACCGCAGGGCCAGACAGCCCGGCGGGTCGACTGCGGACGGCCCGCTCAAGCTCTATGGCCTCCACACCGTTGAAGCCGCCTTCGCAAATCCCGAAAGGCAGCGCCACAAGCTTTATGCGACCGAAAACGCATTGCGCAGGCTTGGCGAGCGTGGCGTCGTCCCCGACGTTCCCGTCGAGACGACGTCTCCCAAGAAGCTCGACCAGATGGTGGGGCGGGACGCCGTACACCAGGGAGCCGTTCTGGAAGCCGATCCCCTGCCCGCCTTCGGCGTGCGCGATCTGGGCCGCGCGCGTCTGGTGCTTGCGCTCGATCAGGTGACCGATCCGCACAATGTCGGGGCGATCCTGCGCTCCGCCGTGGCGCTTGGCGCCGACGCGGTGGTAACCACTGAGCGTCACGCGCCCGAGGAAGGCCCCGTTCTGGCCAAGTCGGCCTCGGGGGCCCTCGACATGATCAGGCATGTGCGGGTGAAGAACATGGCGCGCTTCGTCACGGAAATGCGCGACAGCGGCTTTCGCACCATCGCGCTCGACAGCGAGGGACCGGCGCGGCTCGAGGAAACCGACATTGGCGACAAGGTGCTTCTCGTTCTCGGGTCCGAGGGCAAGGGCGTGCGCCAGGGGGTCCGCGAGAACTGCGACGCGCTCGCCCGCCTTGACATGCCGGGCAAGATCGCCTCGCTGAATGTTTCCAATGCCGCCGTCCTCGCGCTCTACATCATTCGCGAAGGGCTGGAGGGCCGGCGCGCGGAATAG
- a CDS encoding fatty acid desaturase, giving the protein MPESLSPRASRPLFQGLDVRRFEWPTLALAIGLHCVFVALVFAAPHAGLLAYLALVPVLTLHSSLQHEVLHGHPFRAARANWMLVALPLGVFVPYWRFRALHIAHHHDPALTDPYDDPESWYRDPRDWAALSPASRLFLTAMNTLVGRMLLGPLAGMAGLVVGDARAILHGRHDILAAWAEHLVALALLLWLLVQVPGFSLPAYLAACYGAYALLCLRTFLEHRAEDAVGHRSVVIEDNGPLAVLFLFNSLHAVHHLDPGLPWYRLREAYARDRASVLAGNGGYCYRSYAQIIRRYAFRAKEPVAHPLIGEAWAPCPPGPSGGVSATEPAKRVSAGA; this is encoded by the coding sequence TTGCCCGAGTCACTGTCTCCACGCGCATCCAGGCCCTTGTTCCAGGGCTTGGATGTGCGCCGCTTCGAATGGCCGACGCTGGCTCTTGCCATTGGCCTCCATTGCGTCTTCGTGGCGCTTGTTTTCGCTGCCCCGCATGCGGGTTTGCTTGCCTATCTCGCTCTTGTACCCGTTCTCACGCTGCATTCCTCGCTCCAGCACGAGGTGCTGCACGGACACCCGTTTCGCGCAGCGCGTGCGAACTGGATGCTGGTCGCGCTTCCGCTTGGCGTGTTCGTTCCCTATTGGCGGTTTCGCGCGCTTCACATCGCCCATCACCACGATCCGGCCCTCACCGATCCTTATGACGATCCGGAAAGCTGGTACCGCGACCCACGCGACTGGGCGGCCCTGTCGCCTGCCTCGCGGCTGTTCCTGACCGCGATGAACACGCTCGTGGGCCGAATGCTGCTTGGGCCGCTTGCCGGAATGGCGGGCCTTGTCGTTGGCGATGCGCGGGCGATCTTGCACGGACGCCACGACATTCTCGCCGCCTGGGCGGAGCATCTGGTCGCGCTGGCGCTGCTGCTGTGGCTGCTGGTGCAGGTGCCGGGGTTTTCGCTGCCGGCGTATCTCGCCGCCTGCTACGGCGCCTATGCGCTTTTGTGCCTGCGGACCTTTCTGGAGCATCGGGCGGAGGACGCCGTAGGGCATCGCAGCGTCGTCATCGAGGACAATGGACCGCTTGCGGTTCTCTTCCTGTTCAATTCGCTTCACGCGGTCCATCACCTGGACCCGGGTTTGCCCTGGTACAGGCTGCGCGAGGCGTATGCGCGCGATCGGGCCAGCGTGCTCGCCGGCAATGGCGGATACTGTTATCGCTCTTATGCGCAGATCATCCGGCGCTACGCCTTTCGCGCCAAGGAGCCGGTCGCGCATCCGTTGATCGGGGAGGCGTGGGCGCCTTGCCCGCCGGGCCCGTCCGGCGGCGTGTCGGCGACGGAGCCGGCAAAACGTGTTTCGGCGGGAGCGTGA
- the secE gene encoding preprotein translocase subunit SecE: MAKSNPFTFIQQVRSETSKVTWPTRRETAVTTVMVFIMVFLAAIFFLLADWLMGQGIGWLLGVAG, from the coding sequence ATGGCGAAATCGAATCCTTTCACGTTCATCCAACAGGTGCGGTCGGAAACGTCCAAAGTGACGTGGCCGACGCGTCGGGAAACCGCTGTGACGACCGTCATGGTCTTCATCATGGTGTTTCTCGCCGCCATCTTCTTTTTGCTTGCCGACTGGCTGATGGGCCAGGGTATCGGCTGGCTGCTGGGCGTCGCAGGCTAA
- the rplL gene encoding 50S ribosomal protein L7/L12: MADLEKIVEELSSLTVMEAAELSKMLEEKWGVSAAAPVAAVAAAGGGAAAAAEEEQTEFDVVLTDAGAKKINVIKEVRAITGLGLKEAKDLVEGAPKTVKEAVAKEEAEELKKKLEEAGAKVELK, translated from the coding sequence ATGGCTGATCTCGAAAAGATCGTTGAAGAACTCTCCTCCCTTACCGTCATGGAGGCTGCCGAGCTCTCCAAGATGCTCGAAGAGAAGTGGGGCGTTTCCGCTGCCGCTCCGGTCGCAGCCGTTGCCGCTGCCGGTGGTGGCGCAGCCGCCGCCGCGGAAGAAGAGCAGACCGAATTTGACGTGGTCCTCACCGATGCCGGTGCCAAGAAGATCAACGTCATCAAGGAAGTCCGTGCGATCACGGGTCTTGGCCTGAAGGAAGCCAAGGACCTGGTCGAGGGCGCTCCCAAGACGGTCAAGGAAGCTGTGGCCAAGGAAGAAGCTGAAGAGCTGAAGAAGAAGCTCGAAGAAGCCGGCGCCAAGGTTGAGCTGAAGTAA
- the nusG gene encoding transcription termination/antitermination protein NusG, translated as MAKRWYIVHAYSNFEKKVADAIREKAAQQGLEDLFEEILVPTEKVVEVRRGRKVDAERKFFPGYVLVKMEMTNEAFHLIKNTPKVTGFLGADQKPMPIADAEAMRILHQVQEGVERPKPSISFEIGEQVRVSDGPFASFSGHVEEVDDERARLKVAVSIFGRATPVELEYGQVEKL; from the coding sequence ATGGCCAAGCGTTGGTATATCGTCCACGCCTACTCGAATTTCGAGAAGAAGGTGGCGGATGCGATTCGGGAAAAGGCGGCACAACAGGGGCTTGAGGATCTCTTCGAAGAGATTCTCGTTCCGACCGAAAAGGTCGTCGAGGTGCGTCGCGGACGCAAGGTCGATGCGGAGCGCAAGTTTTTCCCAGGCTACGTTCTGGTCAAGATGGAAATGACCAACGAGGCATTCCATCTGATCAAGAACACGCCAAAAGTGACCGGCTTTCTCGGGGCTGACCAGAAGCCGATGCCGATCGCGGATGCGGAGGCGATGCGGATCCTGCATCAGGTGCAGGAAGGCGTGGAGCGTCCCAAGCCGTCGATCAGTTTCGAGATCGGCGAACAGGTGCGCGTTTCGGACGGGCCTTTTGCGTCGTTCTCCGGTCATGTGGAAGAGGTCGACGACGAGCGTGCCCGTCTCAAGGTTGCCGTGTCGATCTTCGGACGTGCGACACCGGTCGAACTGGAATACGGACAGGTCGAAAAGCTCTGA
- a CDS encoding cytochrome c produces the protein MLKTCMRGLAFAVPLFMASSLAIADPVETRQNMMKSVGAATGTLGKMLKGETDYDAALATMAMRVLFTTPSGFVTQFPEGSETGGDTEAAPKIWEDKAGFEKIAMDLQAAALAALPAAGGGLEQLKGAFGPVAQNCKACHEDYRIKKD, from the coding sequence ATGCTGAAAACCTGTATGCGTGGACTTGCATTCGCCGTTCCGCTCTTCATGGCAAGCAGCCTGGCCATCGCGGATCCCGTGGAAACGCGGCAGAACATGATGAAATCGGTCGGAGCCGCCACGGGCACGCTCGGCAAGATGCTCAAGGGCGAAACCGACTATGACGCCGCGCTCGCCACGATGGCGATGCGCGTGCTCTTCACCACCCCGTCGGGCTTCGTCACCCAGTTCCCCGAAGGTTCCGAAACCGGCGGCGACACCGAGGCCGCCCCGAAGATCTGGGAAGACAAGGCGGGCTTCGAAAAGATCGCCATGGACCTGCAGGCGGCCGCGCTCGCGGCCCTCCCCGCGGCCGGTGGCGGGCTCGAACAGCTCAAGGGCGCCTTCGGCCCGGTCGCGCAAAACTGCAAGGCCTGCCACGAAGACTATCGCATCAAGAAGGACTGA
- the rplJ gene encoding 50S ribosomal protein L10, with protein sequence MERTEKREFVASFNEVLNDTGVVVVAHYAGLSVADMTALRAQVREAGGSVKVAKNRLVKLALRGTELEHIADLFTGPTVVAYSHDPVAAAKATVAFAKTHEKLVVLGGALGSTNLDADGVKALAAMPSLDELRAKLVGMVSTPATRIAQVVNAPAGQLARVFGAYAEKDEAA encoded by the coding sequence GTGGAAAGAACGGAGAAGCGCGAGTTCGTTGCGTCGTTCAACGAGGTGTTGAATGACACCGGCGTTGTCGTCGTTGCGCACTACGCCGGACTTTCGGTTGCGGACATGACGGCCCTGCGGGCCCAGGTTCGCGAAGCCGGCGGTTCGGTCAAAGTCGCCAAAAACCGTCTTGTAAAGCTTGCCCTTCGAGGCACTGAGCTCGAGCACATCGCCGATCTCTTCACCGGCCCGACCGTCGTCGCGTATTCGCACGATCCGGTTGCAGCCGCGAAGGCGACGGTGGCGTTTGCCAAGACCCACGAGAAGCTCGTGGTTCTGGGTGGCGCTTTGGGCTCGACGAACCTGGATGCAGATGGTGTGAAGGCGCTTGCCGCCATGCCGTCGCTGGACGAGCTGCGGGCAAAGCTGGTGGGCATGGTTTCCACCCCCGCGACCCGTATCGCCCAGGTCGTCAACGCACCGGCCGGGCAGCTCGCCCGCGTCTTCGGCGCGTATGCCGAGAAGGACGAAGCCGCATAA
- the rplA gene encoding 50S ribosomal protein L1: MAKVGKRTKAAREGVDRNKLYPLTDALAMVKERAKTKFDESVEVAINLGVDPRHADQMVRGVCLLPNGTGKSVRVAVFARGDKADEAKAAGADIVGAEELVAEVQSGKIDFDRCIATPDMMPLVGRLGKVLGPRGLMPNPKVGTVTPDVTSAVNDAKGGAVQFRVEKAGIVHAGVGKTSFDADKLSENIKAIVDAVVKAKPTGAKGTYLKRVAISSTMGPGFKVDPSSISA; this comes from the coding sequence ATGGCGAAAGTTGGAAAGCGCACAAAGGCCGCCCGCGAGGGCGTCGATCGCAACAAGCTGTACCCGCTGACCGACGCTCTGGCGATGGTCAAGGAGCGTGCCAAGACGAAGTTCGACGAATCCGTCGAGGTCGCCATCAATCTGGGTGTCGATCCGCGTCACGCCGATCAGATGGTGCGCGGCGTCTGCCTCTTGCCGAACGGCACGGGCAAGTCGGTTCGCGTTGCCGTGTTCGCTCGTGGCGACAAGGCTGACGAAGCCAAGGCCGCCGGTGCGGACATCGTCGGTGCGGAAGAGCTCGTGGCCGAAGTCCAGTCGGGCAAGATCGATTTCGATCGCTGCATCGCGACGCCGGACATGATGCCGCTGGTCGGTCGTCTCGGCAAGGTTCTCGGCCCGCGCGGGCTGATGCCGAACCCGAAGGTCGGCACGGTGACGCCGGACGTTACCTCGGCGGTGAACGATGCCAAGGGCGGCGCCGTCCAGTTCCGCGTCGAGAAGGCGGGCATCGTCCACGCCGGCGTCGGCAAGACGTCTTTCGACGCCGACAAGCTGAGCGAGAACATCAAGGCGATCGTCGATGCTGTGGTCAAGGCCAAGCCGACGGGCGCCAAGGGCACCTACCTGAAGCGCGTGGCGATTTCGTCCACGATGGGCCCGGGCTTCAAGGTCGACCCGTCCAGCATCAGCGCGTGA
- the rplK gene encoding 50S ribosomal protein L11: protein MAKKIEGYIKLQVPAASATPSPPIGPALGQRGLNIMEFCKAFNAQTQDVEKGAPCPTVITYYSDRSFTFEVKTAPVSFFLKKMSGVKSGHKTPGKGGYVGKVSRDQVREIAEAKMKDLNATDIDAAMLMVEGSARSMGIEVTE, encoded by the coding sequence ATGGCGAAGAAAATCGAAGGTTACATCAAGCTGCAGGTGCCGGCCGCGTCCGCGACTCCGTCGCCGCCGATCGGTCCTGCACTTGGTCAGCGCGGTCTCAACATCATGGAGTTCTGCAAGGCGTTCAACGCGCAGACCCAGGATGTCGAGAAGGGGGCCCCGTGCCCGACCGTGATCACCTACTATTCCGACCGTTCCTTCACGTTCGAAGTGAAGACGGCGCCCGTGAGCTTCTTCCTGAAGAAGATGTCGGGCGTCAAGTCCGGGCACAAGACCCCGGGCAAGGGCGGATATGTCGGCAAGGTCTCCCGTGACCAGGTCCGTGAAATCGCCGAGGCGAAGATGAAGGATCTGAACGCGACGGACATCGACGCAGCCATGCTGATGGTCGAAGGCTCTGCGCGGTCCATGGGTATCGAGGTCACGGAGTAA